The proteins below come from a single Spiroplasma endosymbiont of Atherix ibis genomic window:
- a CDS encoding 4Fe-4S cluster-binding domain-containing protein, which yields MANLNIGKFLMNSEIEGPGIRFVIWFQGCNIGCRGCSNQELLPLEKNVYAKWIYLWENIRSKEKI from the coding sequence ATGGCTAATTTAAATATTGGAAAATTTTTAATGAATAGTGAAATTGAAGGTCCTGGAATAAGATTTGTAATATGATTTCAAGGATGTAATATAGGGTGTAGAGGTTGTTCAAATCAGGAATTACTTCCATTAGAAAAAAATGTTTATGCCAAATGAATTTATTTATGAGAAAATATTAGAAGCAAAGAAAAAATTTAA
- a CDS encoding 4Fe-4S single cluster domain-containing protein, whose translation MPNEFIYEKILEAKKKFNIEGITLIGGEPFLQPDGLKELVQWSQKNNLTVICFTGYIYENLMQEHKEILEYIDILIDGPFIMRLLDKNRRLIGSKNQRVIKITSVYKDCDYFEQPHSEVEIQLYNNRISMNGDGVVFDNDNGEFNFNIK comes from the coding sequence ATGCCAAATGAATTTATTTATGAGAAAATATTAGAAGCAAAGAAAAAATTTAATATAGAAGGTATAACTTTAATAGGGGGAGAACCATTTTTGCAACCTGATGGTTTAAAAGAACTTGTTCAATGAAGTCAAAAAAATAATTTAACAGTTATTTGTTTTACAGGATATATATATGAAAATTTAATGCAAGAACATAAAGAAATATTAGAGTACATTGATATATTAATTGATGGACCTTTTATTATGAGATTACTAGATAAAAATAGAAGATTAATTGGAAGTAAAAATCAAAGAGTTATAAAAATAACTAGTGTATATAAAGATTGTGATTATTTTGAACAACCACATTCAGAAGTTGAAATTCAACTTTATAATAATCGTATTTCAATGAATGGTGATGGTGTTGTGTTTGATAATGATAATGGAGAATTTAATTTTAATATAAAGTAG
- a CDS encoding bifunctional 5,10-methylenetetrahydrofolate dehydrogenase/5,10-methenyltetrahydrofolate cyclohydrolase, with amino-acid sequence MSKIINGKECAQILNTNLKNSIKQLKVKRKPKLIIIQIGNNLASNKYIKNKLKACDEVGIIGELKKFDENIDKNSLKLEIEKINKNLSIDGLIVQLPLPSHIDEKEITNFISPSKDVDGFNALTLGNIMLNNSKIYPATPLGILKLLEWKDIDLSGKNVVIIGRSNIVGKPLTNMLINKSATVTTCNTKTKNLKDICKKADILISAAGRANLVTKKFVNKNMTVIDVGANFVNGKYCGDVKFNEVSKIVKYITPVPGGVGPMTIACLLQNTFTLYKIKETNLK; translated from the coding sequence ATGAGCAAAATTATTAATGGGAAAGAATGTGCTCAAATTCTAAATACCAACCTTAAAAATAGTATAAAGCAATTAAAGGTAAAAAGAAAACCAAAACTTATTATTATACAAATTGGAAATAATTTGGCAAGTAATAAATATATAAAAAATAAACTAAAAGCTTGTGATGAAGTTGGTATAATTGGAGAACTCAAAAAATTTGATGAAAATATAGATAAAAATAGTTTAAAATTGGAAATTGAAAAAATTAATAAAAACTTATCAATAGACGGATTAATTGTTCAATTACCTTTACCTTCTCATATTGATGAAAAAGAAATTACAAATTTTATTTCTCCATCAAAAGACGTTGATGGATTCAATGCTTTAACTTTAGGAAATATTATGCTTAATAATTCAAAAATATATCCAGCAACTCCTCTTGGAATATTAAAACTTTTAGAATGAAAAGACATAGATTTAAGTGGAAAAAATGTTGTTATTATTGGGCGAAGCAATATTGTTGGTAAACCTCTAACTAATATGTTAATAAATAAATCTGCAACAGTAACTACTTGTAATACAAAAACAAAGAATTTAAAGGATATTTGTAAAAAAGCAGATATTTTAATAAGTGCTGCAGGTAGAGCTAATCTAGTAACAAAAAAATTTGTTAATAAAAATATGACAGTAATTGATGTTGGAGCAAATTTTGTGAATGGTAAGTACTGTGGAGATGTTAAATTCAATGAAGTATCAAAAATTGTAAAATATATTACACCAGTTCCAGGGGGAGTTGGTCCAATGACAATTGCTTGTTTATTACAAAACACTTTTACTTTATATAAAATAAAAGAAACTAATTTAAAGTAA
- a CDS encoding formate--tetrahydrofolate ligase yields MIIMEKILKALSMLKINQKDYEFYGKKIVKIDYEKYIKNDKGKLILMTSINPTPAGEGKTTTAIGLADGLQYIGKNVILALREPSLGPVFGRKGTATGGGESEVIPMDEINLHFTGDFHAITTANNLISAQIDSEIYWNSDIKIDPNKVVWKRCIDINDRALRKVELKIGSKILRNEEFTITAASNMMTILSLSKDISDLRERLDNSLIAYNFDGEEVYLKQLNITGSLMALLKKAIQPNLVLTKYDTPTLVHCGPFANIATGTNSIISTKLGLSLADYCIVESGFGSDLGFEKYMNVINNDNDLIPDCTVMVVTLRALNLHNDFENNFDHLEKHLKHITQYNLNLIVAINFIEGDSEEQLNILKNWLDKNKYIWEMNKAYTDGAKGADNLAKKVAELCDLKQNFNRLINSNETIENKIEKVIKNFYYLKNFKICKKAQDKINIIKKTKYAELPICMVKSSNSVDGNDLKEVDYEMIIKDVNVNTGAKFILVYTNNVMSMPGLNQNPNSKDIDLENGIIVGLK; encoded by the coding sequence GTGATTATAATGGAAAAAATATTAAAAGCATTAAGTATGTTAAAAATTAATCAAAAAGATTATGAATTTTATGGAAAAAAAATAGTAAAAATAGATTATGAAAAGTATATAAAAAATGATAAGGGAAAGCTAATATTGATGACTTCAATAAATCCAACTCCAGCAGGGGAAGGAAAGACTACAACTGCAATTGGATTAGCTGATGGTTTACAATATATAGGAAAAAATGTAATTTTAGCTCTTAGAGAACCAAGTTTAGGTCCTGTTTTCGGAAGAAAAGGAACAGCAACTGGTGGAGGAGAAAGCGAAGTTATACCTATGGATGAGATAAATTTACATTTTACTGGAGATTTTCATGCTATTACAACAGCAAATAATCTAATTTCAGCTCAAATTGATTCAGAAATTTATTGAAATTCAGATATAAAAATTGATCCAAATAAAGTAGTTTGAAAAAGATGTATAGATATTAATGATAGAGCTTTAAGAAAAGTTGAATTAAAAATAGGAAGTAAAATCTTAAGAAATGAAGAATTTACAATAACAGCTGCAAGTAATATGATGACTATATTAAGTCTTTCAAAAGATATTAGTGATTTAAGAGAAAGATTGGATAATTCATTAATAGCTTATAATTTTGATGGAGAAGAAGTTTATTTAAAGCAATTAAATATAACAGGATCATTAATGGCTCTTTTAAAAAAAGCTATTCAACCAAACTTGGTTTTAACTAAATATGATACACCCACTTTAGTACATTGTGGCCCTTTTGCAAATATTGCAACAGGAACAAACTCAATAATATCAACAAAATTAGGATTAAGTTTAGCAGATTATTGCATAGTAGAATCTGGTTTTGGAAGTGATTTGGGATTTGAAAAATACATGAATGTTATAAATAATGATAATGATTTAATACCTGATTGTACTGTTATGGTAGTTACTTTAAGAGCACTAAATTTACACAATGATTTTGAAAATAACTTTGATCATTTAGAAAAACATTTAAAACATATAACTCAATATAATTTAAATTTAATAGTGGCAATTAACTTTATTGAAGGAGATAGTGAAGAGCAATTAAATATTTTAAAAAATTGATTAGATAAAAATAAATATATTTGAGAAATGAATAAAGCCTATACTGATGGAGCTAAAGGTGCAGATAATTTAGCAAAAAAGGTTGCTGAACTTTGTGATTTAAAACAAAACTTTAATAGACTAATAAATTCAAATGAAACAATTGAAAATAAAATTGAAAAAGTAATTAAAAATTTTTATTATTTAAAAAATTTTAAAATTTGTAAAAAAGCTCAAGATAAAATAAATATAATTAAAAAAACTAAATATGCAGAGTTGCCAATTTGTATGGTTAAATCTTCAAATTCAGTTGATGGAAATGATTTAAAAGAAGTAGATTATGAAATGATAATAAAAGATGTTAACGTAAATACAGGAGCTAAATTTATTCTTGTTTATACAAATAATGTAATGAGTATGCCTGGATTAAATCAAAATCCAAATTCTAAAGATATAGACTTAGAAAATGGAATAATTGTAGGATTGAAATAA
- a CDS encoding DDE-type integrase/transposase/recombinase has protein sequence MRENKIIARFAKNQLKKANKRKLQNSNVEYPDLVQRKYSAVKEKYKILYTDITYLIWKGKKAYKSTIIDGFTKEVISSDISYKMSAKFVIATLKRAINVIKKIKDPSGIIIHSDHGVQYTSKTWKTVCDSNNLIISMGAKKTCADNIVIESYHSLLKKGTIHNNKYESLEHYITDVIEWDKWYNSKKSQNSFLNIEWKNKDVFYGTITI, from the coding sequence ATGCGAGAAAATAAAATTATAGCTAGATTTGCTAAAAATCAATTAAAAAAAGCAAATAAAAGAAAACTACAAAATTCAAATGTAGAATATCCAGATCTTGTTCAAAGAAAATATAGTGCTGTCAAAGAAAAATACAAAATTTTATATACAGATATTACTTATTTAATTTGAAAAGGAAAGAAAGCTTATAAATCAACAATAATCGATGGATTCACAAAAGAAGTTATTTCATCAGATATTTCTTATAAAATGTCTGCAAAATTTGTAATTGCTACTTTAAAAAGAGCAATTAATGTTATTAAAAAAATAAAAGATCCGAGTGGAATAATTATTCACTCAGATCACGGAGTTCAATACACAAGCAAAACGTGAAAAACTGTTTGTGATTCGAACAATTTAATTATATCAATGGGAGCGAAAAAAACATGTGCAGATAACATTGTTATTGAAAGTTATCACTCTTTACTTAAAAAAGGAACAATTCATAATAACAAATATGAATCACTTGAACATTATATAACTGATGTTATTGAATGAGATAAATGATATAACTCAAAAAAATCTCAAAATAGTTTTTTAAATATAGAATGAAAAAATAAAGATGTCTTTTATGGCACAATAACTATATAA
- a CDS encoding FAD-dependent oxidoreductase, translating into MKTIVIGTNHAGTTAVRTLRRLDSKMDITTYDQNDNISFLGCGIALWVGGEVNDPNGLFYASPEILAEENINVKMEHKWIGIDAKKKTVRIKNMKTGEEFDDNYDKLIVASGTWPIFPPITGIQLEGVQICKNYHHAKVIKAANENKDIKKVAVVGAGYIGVEIVDAFVKSGKEVSLIDIADRIMPVYYDNEFTQLVEKTMKEKGVNLALEQKVIKFEGKNGKVSKVITDKGEIEVDYVVFSVGVAPQTKLLKGIIDLDERGAVKTNEFMQTSNKDIYAIGDCAQVYNCSLKKDTQIALATTAVRTGILAAVNIVKGNTLESPGFTGANGIEVFGWKMASVGISMESCKRFGIDAEEIMFKDSDRPEFMSTFKDVHLKIIWEKKSRKIIGAQVASVNNHTEVMYMFALGIQKGLTIDELPLVDIFFLPHFNKPYNFITLAGLEVLGLNYFKSLFWSINNNFSLIK; encoded by the coding sequence ATGAAAACTATAGTTATAGGAACAAACCATGCTGGTACAACAGCTGTTAGAACTTTAAGAAGATTAGATTCTAAAATGGATATAACAACATACGATCAAAATGATAATATTTCATTTCTTGGGTGTGGAATAGCGTTATGAGTTGGGGGAGAAGTTAATGATCCAAATGGATTATTTTATGCTTCTCCAGAAATTTTAGCTGAAGAAAATATAAATGTAAAAATGGAACATAAATGAATAGGAATAGATGCAAAGAAAAAAACTGTAAGAATTAAAAATATGAAAACTGGAGAAGAATTTGATGATAACTATGATAAATTAATTGTTGCTTCAGGTACTTGACCAATTTTTCCTCCAATTACAGGAATACAATTAGAGGGTGTACAAATTTGTAAAAATTATCATCATGCTAAAGTTATTAAAGCAGCAAATGAAAATAAAGATATTAAAAAAGTAGCAGTAGTTGGTGCAGGATATATTGGAGTAGAAATAGTAGATGCATTTGTTAAAAGTGGAAAAGAAGTTTCACTTATTGATATTGCTGATAGAATTATGCCAGTATATTATGATAATGAATTTACACAATTAGTTGAAAAAACTATGAAAGAAAAAGGAGTTAATTTAGCACTAGAACAAAAAGTTATTAAATTTGAAGGAAAAAATGGAAAAGTATCAAAAGTAATCACTGATAAGGGAGAAATTGAAGTTGATTATGTTGTGTTTTCAGTTGGAGTTGCTCCTCAAACAAAATTACTTAAAGGTATAATTGATCTTGATGAAAGAGGAGCAGTTAAAACAAATGAGTTTATGCAGACTTCAAACAAAGATATCTATGCAATTGGAGACTGTGCACAAGTTTATAATTGTTCATTGAAAAAAGATACACAAATTGCTTTAGCAACAACAGCTGTTAGAACAGGTATTTTAGCAGCAGTTAACATAGTTAAAGGTAATACATTAGAAAGTCCTGGATTTACTGGAGCAAACGGTATTGAAGTATTTGGTTGAAAAATGGCTTCAGTTGGTATATCAATGGAATCTTGTAAACGTTTTGGAATTGATGCTGAAGAAATTATGTTCAAAGATTCAGATAGACCAGAATTTATGTCCACTTTCAAAGATGTTCATTTAAAAATTATTTGAGAAAAAAAATCAAGAAAAATTATTGGAGCACAAGTTGCTAGTGTTAATAATCATACTGAAGTAATGTATATGTTTGCATTAGGTATTCAAAAAGGATTAACAATAGATGAATTACCATTAGTAGATATTTTCTTCTTACCGCATTTTAACAAACCATATAATTTTATTACATTAGCTGGTTTAGAAGTATTAGGATTAAACTACTTTAAAAGTTTGTTTTGATCTATTAATAATAACTTCAGCTTAATTAAATAA
- the nagB gene encoding glucosamine-6-phosphate deaminase, producing the protein MKIIKVRDNKEAGEIVSDLILKEVKSKSNIVLGLATGSSPISTYENIISKSKEENIDWSNVTTFNLDEYKGLEPTHNQSYRYFMNDKLFNHINIKKENTFIPSGMINSNEEAQKYDELIAKHGGIDLQLLGLGINGHIGFNEPGSDFEGLTSVVDLTKLTIEANSRFFNSEKDVPTKAISMGLKSIMSAKKIILIAIGNEKAQAVKNLVEGPISKDWPCSILLNHSDVTVVIDN; encoded by the coding sequence ATGAAAATTATTAAAGTTAGAGATAATAAAGAAGCTGGAGAAATAGTAAGCGATTTAATTCTTAAAGAAGTTAAATCAAAATCAAATATAGTTTTAGGTTTAGCAACTGGAAGTTCACCAATTTCTACATATGAAAATATCATTTCAAAATCAAAAGAGGAAAATATTGATTGAAGTAATGTTACAACTTTTAATTTAGATGAATATAAAGGTTTAGAACCAACTCATAATCAATCATATAGATATTTTATGAATGATAAATTATTTAATCATATAAATATTAAAAAAGAAAATACATTTATTCCAAGCGGAATGATTAACTCAAATGAAGAAGCACAAAAATATGATGAATTAATTGCAAAACATGGAGGAATAGATTTGCAATTGCTTGGTTTAGGAATTAATGGACATATTGGTTTTAATGAACCTGGAAGTGATTTTGAAGGCTTAACATCTGTTGTAGATTTAACAAAATTAACAATAGAGGCAAATTCAAGATTTTTTAATTCTGAAAAGGATGTTCCAACTAAAGCAATATCAATGGGACTAAAATCAATTATGAGTGCAAAAAAAATTATTTTAATTGCAATAGGAAATGAAAAAGCACAAGCAGTTAAAAATTTAGTAGAAGGACCAATTTCAAAAGATTGACCTTGTTCAATTCTTTTAAATCATTCTGATGTAACTGTTGTTATTGATAATTAA
- the tpiA gene encoding triose-phosphate isomerase produces MRKQIIVGNWKMFKTNSQAVEFIKSVDSKVKKDSNIIAGIAVPSIMLSDVQKVARNIVISAQNCYFEKEGAFTGEISIPMLQDLNVKYVVVGHSERRDIFGETDEMINNKVKTLLSSNIIPILCCGESLETYESGKTIEWVKSQITKDFAGVSSEDAKKVVIAYEPIWAIGTGKVATPEIAQNVCKEIRNIIKDIYSEQVANEILIQYGGSVKPENIKDILDQADIDGALVGGASLIEDSYLGLVNYKG; encoded by the coding sequence ATGAGAAAACAAATTATTGTAGGAAATTGAAAAATGTTTAAAACTAATTCACAAGCTGTTGAATTTATTAAATCAGTAGATTCAAAAGTTAAAAAAGATTCAAATATAATTGCAGGTATTGCTGTGCCTTCAATTATGTTAAGTGATGTACAAAAAGTTGCAAGAAATATAGTTATTTCAGCACAAAACTGTTATTTTGAAAAAGAAGGAGCTTTTACTGGTGAAATATCAATTCCAATGTTACAAGATTTAAATGTTAAATATGTTGTTGTTGGTCATTCAGAAAGAAGAGATATTTTTGGTGAAACTGATGAAATGATAAATAATAAAGTAAAAACTTTATTGTCATCAAATATTATACCAATTTTATGTTGTGGAGAAAGTTTAGAAACTTATGAAAGTGGAAAAACAATAGAGTGAGTTAAATCACAAATTACTAAAGATTTTGCAGGTGTTTCATCAGAAGATGCAAAAAAAGTAGTTATTGCATATGAACCAATTTGAGCAATTGGAACAGGAAAAGTTGCAACTCCAGAAATTGCACAAAATGTATGTAAAGAAATTAGAAATATTATTAAAGATATTTATAGTGAACAAGTAGCAAATGAAATTCTAATTCAATATGGGGGGAGTGTAAAACCAGAAAATATTAAAGATATTTTAGATCAAGCTGATATAGATGGAGCACTAGTTGGTGGAGCTTCTTTAATTGAAGATTCATATTTGGGATTAGTAAATTATAAGGGATAA
- a CDS encoding HAD family hydrolase, giving the protein MSYKILALDMDGTTFKELDDIVIENMEPINKAIKKGIKVVFVTGRPVHTKLNKLDLFDFSNVGAIFAAFNGALIYDLKNKQVVDANPIDKESVLKAFELLKKSEEFKEIELWAYTVDDKLSYINMPIKESKILKNETYFFDYKPVVFSSNMPILDCHKILVMNASTKFVNELRNLGLEVSWTEGSMQGEVTKKGINKKYALEFLSKKFSVERTEILAMGDGANDLPMFEYAGLSIAPVNAHQEIKSKATIVSEYTNLEGAVAKAINKYILGE; this is encoded by the coding sequence ATGAGTTACAAAATTTTAGCATTGGATATGGATGGAACTACTTTTAAAGAATTAGATGATATAGTTATAGAAAATATGGAACCTATTAATAAAGCTATTAAAAAAGGAATAAAAGTAGTTTTTGTTACAGGAAGACCAGTTCATACAAAATTAAATAAATTAGATCTTTTTGATTTTTCAAATGTTGGAGCAATTTTTGCTGCATTTAATGGAGCTCTTATTTATGATTTAAAAAATAAGCAAGTAGTTGATGCAAATCCTATAGATAAAGAATCTGTTTTGAAAGCATTTGAACTTTTAAAAAAATCAGAAGAATTTAAGGAAATTGAACTTTGAGCTTATACAGTTGATGACAAATTGAGCTATATAAATATGCCTATAAAAGAATCAAAGATTTTAAAAAATGAAACATATTTTTTTGATTATAAACCAGTAGTTTTTTCATCTAATATGCCAATACTTGATTGTCATAAAATTCTTGTAATGAATGCAAGTACTAAATTTGTAAATGAATTGAGAAACTTGGGTTTAGAAGTTTCTTGAACTGAAGGTTCAATGCAAGGAGAAGTAACTAAAAAAGGTATAAATAAAAAATATGCTCTAGAATTTTTATCAAAAAAATTCTCAGTAGAAAGAACAGAAATTTTAGCAATGGGTGATGGAGCAAATGATTTACCAATGTTTGAATATGCAGGTTTATCAATTGCACCAGTAAATGCTCATCAAGAAATAAAATCTAAAGCAACAATAGTTTCTGAATATACAAATTTGGAAGGTGCCGTTGCAAAAGCAATTAATAAATATATATTAGGAGAATAA
- the gpmI gene encoding 2,3-bisphosphoglycerate-independent phosphoglycerate mutase → MKAKKPVVLAILDGWGIAEPGKGNAVLQANMEFVESLKKEYPWVSSHASGEWVGLPEWQMGNSEVGHIHLGAGRIKYESLSLINKAIFENKFDSNEEIQKAIKNSLDKNSAFHIMGLFSDGGVHSHMKHMFATYEEAAKAGVKEIYLHLFTDGRDTKPTVALNYLKELNILIAKYKVGQVASISGRFYSMDRDKRMERVAEGYKSMVDRNCENSFTDPLSYIQSQYNLGKDDEGIIPAYNSNCKNGYVKENDTVVFVNFRPDRAIQMASAFTNHSYAAWNDDSFKGLTFLGDKIYFLCMMEYSDSVKTNHIAFKSIEVINGLGELLSKKGYKQLRIAETEKIAHVTFFFDGGKDYFKNGLAIQKEIKLEGASIDLIASPKVATYDLKPEMSAVEITDKLVERIASEEFDLIVLNYANCDMVGHTGVLEAAIKGVKTLDEQLKRVYKACEEHGAVMVITADHGNAEIMIDQEGGPNKKHTSQPVPIIITDKSIKLRSKDAAIADVSPTICEILGVEIPKEMTQPSLIEKNKNF, encoded by the coding sequence ATGAAAGCAAAAAAACCAGTAGTATTGGCTATATTAGATGGGTGAGGAATTGCAGAACCAGGTAAAGGAAATGCTGTTCTTCAAGCTAATATGGAATTTGTAGAAAGTTTAAAAAAAGAATATCCATGAGTTTCATCACATGCAAGTGGTGAATGAGTTGGACTACCAGAATGACAAATGGGAAATTCAGAAGTTGGTCATATTCATTTAGGAGCAGGAAGAATTAAATATGAATCTTTATCATTAATTAATAAAGCAATTTTTGAAAATAAATTTGATTCAAATGAAGAAATTCAAAAAGCAATTAAAAACTCTTTAGATAAAAATAGCGCATTTCATATCATGGGATTATTTTCAGATGGTGGAGTTCACTCACATATGAAACATATGTTTGCAACATATGAAGAAGCAGCTAAAGCTGGTGTTAAAGAAATTTATTTACATTTATTTACAGATGGAAGAGATACAAAACCAACTGTAGCTTTGAATTATTTAAAAGAATTAAATATATTAATTGCTAAATATAAAGTTGGTCAAGTAGCATCAATTTCAGGAAGATTTTATTCAATGGACAGAGATAAAAGAATGGAAAGAGTTGCTGAAGGTTATAAATCAATGGTTGATAGAAACTGTGAAAATTCATTTACAGATCCACTGTCATATATCCAATCACAATATAATTTAGGAAAAGATGATGAAGGAATTATTCCAGCATATAATTCAAATTGTAAAAATGGTTATGTCAAAGAAAATGATACAGTTGTATTTGTAAACTTTAGACCAGATAGAGCTATTCAAATGGCAAGTGCATTTACAAATCACAGTTATGCAGCATGAAATGATGATTCATTTAAGGGTTTAACTTTTTTGGGAGATAAAATTTATTTTCTATGTATGATGGAATATTCAGATTCAGTTAAAACAAATCATATAGCATTTAAATCAATAGAAGTTATTAATGGTTTGGGAGAATTATTAAGTAAAAAAGGATATAAACAATTAAGAATTGCTGAAACTGAAAAAATAGCACATGTTACTTTTTTCTTTGATGGAGGAAAAGATTATTTTAAAAATGGTCTTGCAATACAAAAAGAAATTAAACTTGAAGGTGCATCAATAGATTTAATTGCTTCTCCAAAAGTAGCAACTTATGATTTAAAACCAGAAATGTCAGCTGTTGAAATTACAGATAAATTAGTTGAAAGAATTGCATCAGAAGAATTTGATTTAATTGTTTTAAACTATGCAAACTGTGATATGGTAGGTCACACAGGTGTTTTAGAAGCTGCAATTAAAGGTGTAAAAACTTTAGATGAACAATTAAAAAGAGTTTATAAAGCATGTGAAGAACATGGTGCAGTAATGGTTATTACAGCAGATCATGGAAATGCAGAAATTATGATTGATCAAGAAGGAGGGCCAAATAAAAAACATACAAGTCAACCTGTTCCAATTATAATAACTGATAAATCAATTAAACTAAGATCAAAAGATGCAGCAATTGCTGATGTTTCACCAACAATTTGTGAAATATTGGGAGTAGAAATACCAAAAGAAATGACTCAACCTTCATTAATTGAAAAAAATAAAAACTTTTAA
- a CDS encoding AEC family transporter gives MILSANIGETVVKVLSDWKFWGAIISTLAVIFLGFLLTKKNILKKEWDKVFVKVVMVLGLPALALQGFLSNITVSTLINQMGVLAIGFLFYSIMMFTSRYFFLKNNKDIQDTLAMCVALASTTFFGLPIVSVIFGQEGTVSGNIFNVPYRIFLYSLALMIMSKKNLTATLTKEQKLEQKIKFKQLSVEEKQIIRNEKNIKIKNSLKSIFVNPILIATFIGLFIWITQLIPGIDILKDEKGNPASVLRIDVLFPPINNILKLIAGICTPLAYLAIGMSVASSDIKAAVKSKLVWYSTFIKVLVAPTIILLMAIGYSSIGKAITGNAVLTEANLGALVVMTAAPPASVVVSYAISFDKEKVLASNLSVLSTLMSIIMMPFWIILVKILGSTPLFS, from the coding sequence ATGATTTTATCTGCAAATATAGGAGAAACAGTTGTAAAAGTTTTGTCTGATTGAAAATTTTGGGGAGCTATAATATCTACTCTTGCAGTAATATTTTTAGGTTTTTTATTAACCAAAAAAAATATCTTAAAAAAGGAATGAGATAAGGTTTTTGTTAAAGTTGTTATGGTATTAGGCTTACCAGCACTAGCATTACAAGGGTTTTTAAGTAATATTACAGTTTCTACATTAATAAATCAAATGGGAGTTTTAGCAATCGGTTTTTTATTTTATTCAATTATGATGTTTACTTCAAGATATTTCTTTTTAAAAAATAATAAAGATATTCAAGATACACTAGCAATGTGTGTAGCTTTAGCTTCAACAACATTTTTTGGTTTACCAATTGTTAGTGTAATTTTTGGTCAAGAAGGAACTGTATCAGGAAATATTTTTAACGTTCCTTATAGAATCTTTTTATATAGTTTAGCTTTAATGATTATGAGCAAAAAAAATCTTACAGCTACTTTAACAAAAGAACAAAAATTAGAACAAAAAATAAAATTTAAACAATTAAGTGTAGAAGAAAAACAAATAATTAGAAATGAAAAAAATATTAAAATTAAAAATAGTTTAAAAAGTATTTTTGTAAATCCAATTTTAATTGCAACATTTATTGGATTATTTATTTGAATTACTCAGTTAATTCCTGGTATTGATATTTTAAAAGATGAAAAAGGTAATCCAGCTTCAGTTTTAAGAATAGATGTATTATTTCCCCCAATAAATAATATACTAAAGCTTATTGCAGGAATTTGTACTCCTTTAGCATATCTTGCTATAGGAATGAGTGTAGCTTCAAGCGATATTAAAGCAGCTGTAAAATCAAAATTAGTTTGATATTCAACTTTTATAAAAGTTTTAGTAGCTCCAACAATAATTTTATTAATGGCAATTGGATATTCATCAATTGGAAAAGCAATTACAGGAAATGCTGTTCTTACAGAAGCCAATTTAGGAGCATTAGTTGTTATGACAGCAGCTCCACCAGCTTCAGTTGTAGTTTCTTATGCAATTTCTTTTGATAAAGAAAAAGTATTGGCAAGTAATTTATCTGTATTATCTACTCTTATGTCAATAATTATGATGCCATTTTGAATTATTTTAGTTAAAATACTAGGATCAACACCATTATTTAGTTAG